A part of Amycolatopsis camponoti genomic DNA contains:
- a CDS encoding LysR family transcriptional regulator, which yields MELRALRYFVTVADELHFGRAADRLHIAQPAVSRQIARLERELGERLFDRSPRRVRLTAAGHRVLTAAREALAAADRVRSAAAGPAGVMRIGTATGVTARLERGIDALRAQSPAFDVVLVDLPPADRLNALRQGEIDVALARGVGAAPGVRVLPAWTEPLYAVVSTRHPAAGREVVTVADLAGGDLRVPDPSVLAVLREAGVPVRPGRPAGTVPDTIVEVGSDPRAWMVLPAGQVTEISSTRVRAIPLAPRTTITGSVVVPDDLPHTCAAATRAAFGD from the coding sequence GTGGAACTACGGGCTTTGCGGTACTTCGTCACGGTCGCCGACGAGCTGCACTTCGGCCGGGCCGCGGACCGGCTGCACATCGCCCAGCCCGCGGTCAGCAGGCAGATCGCCCGGCTGGAGCGCGAGCTGGGGGAGCGGCTGTTCGACCGGTCGCCGCGGCGGGTCCGGCTGACCGCGGCCGGGCACCGGGTCCTCACCGCCGCACGGGAAGCACTCGCGGCCGCCGACCGGGTCCGGAGCGCGGCGGCCGGCCCCGCGGGAGTCATGCGCATCGGCACGGCCACCGGGGTCACCGCCCGGCTGGAACGCGGGATCGACGCGTTGCGCGCGCAGTCCCCGGCGTTCGACGTCGTGCTCGTCGACCTGCCGCCGGCCGATCGCCTGAACGCGTTGCGGCAGGGGGAGATCGACGTGGCGCTGGCGCGCGGAGTGGGCGCGGCACCCGGGGTGCGGGTGCTGCCGGCCTGGACGGAGCCGCTGTACGCGGTCGTGTCCACGCGGCACCCCGCCGCCGGCCGCGAGGTCGTGACCGTGGCCGACCTGGCCGGCGGCGACCTGCGCGTCCCGGACCCGTCCGTGCTCGCGGTGCTGCGGGAAGCGGGCGTCCCGGTGCGGCCGGGCCGTCCGGCGGGGACGGTCCCGGACACGATCGTCGAGGTCGGCTCGGACCCCCGGGCCTGGATGGTGCTGCCGGCCGGCCAGGTGACGGAGATCAGCTCCACGAGGGTCCGCGCGATCCCCCTCGCCCCGCGCACGACGATCACGGGCAGCGTCGTCGTCCCGGACGACCTCCCCCACACCTGCGCGGCGGCCACCCGGGCGGCGTTCGGCGATTGA